TAACGGCCATAGCCGAGAGGGACGGGGTGATAGGGGCCGTGGCGATCCCAAGCTTCGTGGACGGGGAAGAGCCCACGCTGGAGAGGTACGTTGACCACATCGTTCACATGGTCGACACGGCCGGCCACCGGCACGTTGGCCTAGGATTCGATTTCGTTTACTACCTCAAAGGATGGAGCGGAAAAAGCGTAAAAGGCCTCGAAGACGAATCGAAGATCCCCAGCCTGGTGGAGAAGCTTCACGAGAACTTCAGCGAGACAGAGGTCAGCGGTATCACCTTCAAGAACTTTGAGAGGGTCTTTGAAAGGGTTGTGGGCTGAACCGGCGATGAGTTTAATTACGGATAACAGCCTTCGGTGGTGATAACGTGTCCGTTGAGGACCTCCTCAGGAGCGTCCCCGAGGGTAAGATACTGGTCGAGTACGAACCCATGAAACACCCGGAACGAATCTTCCACACCATGATAAAGTTCTACCTGAACTCCGGAGACGTCCCCCTCGTGGTGGACGTGATAGATAGCCTGCACGTGTTCGTACAGCACCTAGCGTTTCAGGGGGTGAATCTGCCCCTCGACAAGATACTTGTGATCAAATGCGGCGGCAGGGTGAATCTGGGCAACGTAATAGGGAGGATAAGCGTAACCGACAACTTCGAGTACTACCTAGCACAACACGCGAGGATCGCGAGGAAATTCATGAAGACCGTCGAGAAGGGGAGACAGGTGACGTTCTTCCTCGGCACCGGGAAATTCATCATGACCTTCCAAGACGACCCGT
The sequence above is a segment of the Thermococcus sp. genome. Coding sequences within it:
- a CDS encoding DUF257 family protein, with the protein product MSVEDLLRSVPEGKILVEYEPMKHPERIFHTMIKFYLNSGDVPLVVDVIDSLHVFVQHLAFQGVNLPLDKILVIKCGGRVNLGNVIGRISVTDNFEYYLAQHARIARKFMKTVEKGRQVTFFLGTGKFIMTFQDDPYKLENYFETIFRGYDTKGDKVSIFFVNRGVVNEHALKSLEQDSNYVIQVDRETRLLKAPGRVGNEAL